ATAAGGAAATAACCAGATAACCTTTGAATTGATTTGACATGAgaaattaaaattgatataaCCAAGATTTTGGCTTCAAATCTTTATATTGGTGaaatttatgataatttttttaaaaaattttaatagGCCATATACGATACaaatagcctgtttggattgacttatttttaagcagtttataagttgaaaactgcttataagtttaaaaaaaaagtaggtgcaggcctattttttttttgacttataagctattttcaacGTATAAACTgattaaaataagttcatccaaataaacccaactatttattgggcttattttaagcacaaaacgactttaagttggtcagccaaacactcaaaaaaagttgaaaacaacttataagtcaatccaaatggcctcaaattcaaattagtaGGCCAATTGGTTATGAATGATTAAACAATTCATATTAATACTTTAGTTTTTAATAAACTTCAAAAGTttagaaattaaataaaagaaatagtataaaatcattgatgtatgtattattttttgggATATGGTAGAAATATTAATAGTTGAacgaaatatataaaattaaataatattatatagtATCAAGTCACATGAGTAACTAAACTGGCTTCTTTGTTTTGTTTGATTGAAAATGGCCCCTCACCTATTCCAGGCATGGCAAAGTTGTATCATCAAATTCGTAGCATGTCTCTCTTGACTTTATTAGCAAGGTTTTTCTTACTTCTCCGCCTCAAACACAACGGGTTCGTTTGATAGCTGATTTGAATTATGTGAGTTATGCATTGATTAAGTTCTGCATAAGTTATATCACGTGAGATAGTTGATTAGGAGGTAAGTTattaatgtataaaattaatgcGGTGTTTGATTTGCAATTTAAAACAACCCGAATAACTACTATTATATAAGCTATGAAGAatctatgcattattttatacAGGATAGAAGATGAAATGCCTATTACAAAACATGAATAACTAaaatttgcataaaataatatatatttcctCATAATTAATCCGTACATTACTAATACTTGCATAACTTTAACCAATTACCAAACACCCCCTTGTTTGCATTCCTCGTATACCTTCCAAATATAAATCAGTGAACAAAATGAGTCTATTTCTCGGGTAAGAAATGCTATCAAATATGTTAAGTCCTTAGCTGGAAGGTTTGATTCCTTTAAGTCATTTGTCGAGAAGGTTAAGATTGACACTCATGGTCTTTTGGCTTTAGATATTGAGACTAGGTGGAACTCCACATATATGATGCTAGATACAACTGTAAAATTTGAAAGGACATTTTCAAGAATGTATGATAATGATCACAAGTACCTCAAGTGttgtttagaaaaaaatattgtggGAGGACATCCATCGATAGATGATTGGAAGAATGTTAAGGTTTTCATTAAGTTCCTTGAGATTTTCTACCAGGTAATTTTGAAATTCTCAGGAACTTCATATGTTACttccaattctttctttcatgagatctttaatcttcaaaagataatttgcaAATATGTTCGTAGTGAAGATTCTATTTTGAGTGGCATGGCTAAAAAAATGGAGTTTAAATGTAACAAATAGTGGGGTACTTTTGAAAGTATGAACAAGTTATTATTCATTGCTGTTGTTTTGGATCCTCGATACAAGTTGAAATATGTGAAATATCTGTTTAAAAACTCTTATGGTTGTTTGGTGGGAGTCGAAAAATCGAAAAAGGTGATGGATACTTTGAGCCGTTTGTATGATTACTACATGAGTTCTTTTTGTGGGACTCATACCGATAAAATTGATAGCCAAACAAGCTTGAATGATGAAATTGATACCATGCATAGTGACGAGATGTGGCAATCACAATGGGAGAAATATTTGGCAGATGAAGacaatattgaaaataaatcagAACTTGAGAAGTACTTGGTAGATGATTTGGAAAAGACCAAAGAGTTAGATATTTTGACTTGGTGAAAAATTTCTTCGGCTAGATATCCAATTATTTCTAGGATGGCAAGAGATGTTtttcctatttctatttctactGTTGCTTCTGAATCAGCTTTTAACACCGGTGGTCGGATTCTTGACTCTTATCGAAGTTCTTTATCTCCAAAGACAGTGGAAGCTCTTATTTGCACTCAATAATAGTTAAGATCAACTTCCAAAGAATGTTATCTTGAAGATTTTTTAGAAGAAATTCAGACAGTTGAGATAGTTGAAAAAAGTAAATTTACACATTTAACTTTTTATGAAtgtcttttatgttttaaaaaaatttaacgcCTACTTTGTTaaactttcttctttcttttttcagaATATGTTGGCATAATCTTGAGCTCTGATTATTTTGGATGTTGCAATTGAAATTCGTAGTGCAACTGTTTTGCTCTTTGGTAGTTAATTTTCAGGTTTTTGCTGCTTCACCTGAAGTACTTTTGAATTATGctattgacttattttttgtatttaatcaCACTTTTATGCAAGCAATTAAGTGATATTTCTCTGGTGACAGTTGGGTATATGGTTCTTTTGTGTTGACTGTTGATCATTTGGAGGACTGTTtaaaaattttgttatttttctcaacttgattaatgaaaaagtAATGTATCTAATTAACCTTCTATGGGCTAGCCTTCTTAATTTTACTGTTATGGAGGTTGTACTACTATGCAGTAGTTGCTATCTTCCTCGTGGTGGAAATTTTGTAATCTCTTTCGAGGCTATTTTTGCATACGCTGCTGTGCTGATCCGTGCTTtcagttttctttcaaatagtTTCATTTTGGAGAAAGGTAAAGTAGCAAGTTTTCTATTGGTCATGACTGTAATGCTTCAATTACTTCATGcaatagtaaaaaaaatgatGCTTCTTGAAGGACTTTTTTTTGTTCTAGTGGTTCCTCTTCTCAGATTCGGTATTGAAATTGGATAGTCAAAACAAACtgacaattatttatttttgaagtcattttCTTCGTGGACCATAGGAGTTGAACAATCCACCAACTTATAGATTTATGTTGCTGATATTTTGACCTTCTAGCTTATCATTTTAGCTTATATATACTTTACAAGAACATCAGATATAATTCTAGTTAGGACATATTCAAGTTTGTTATTATTGGAACTATATTTGCTTCTCTCTTATAGCTCTAGCTTGGACTTTATATGGTAACTTATTTAGCTTATATACTTTTCTTCTGTTCTCACTATCTCTGAACGAGTTCAGGTATCTTTGAAGATTAATGTCAgttgttttgaaattctattgatTTGCAATATGAAGGTAGTAAATaagtttgtcaatttttttgcattataaaatatattatttcaacccgtaaaaaataacaaaaccaaTAAAACcaacaaaattgataaaatcaaAACCGATAGAATTTATATTATAATGGTttgatttgaatattaaaaaaaactgccttaattgatttgatttaattttagcCAAAAACCGAGTCAAATCggaccatgaacacccctagttAAAACCAGCCGTACTAACTTTTAAATACTTTcttatgtttttatttattaggGCATTAATGTATTTTAGTcacaaatgtttttttttttatcgtaCTTGCACAATATAATTTCGAGACAAATATAATTAAACCCCTTGCATGGTGAAGTAATCTTCAgataatcaattaattaaattacttaaatttctttaaaatgatatttgggattcgaTTTCGAGTCACAAGTATGAGTAACAACCGTTACAACCAACGTGCCCCAACACATTTATTTACACcttaaaatatactttttgaGATTCGAACCCCATATAATACTTATTGTGATAGAATACATTTCTACCACTTAATATAAAAGAAACTTTTATATTCATTCATATTGTGTTATCTTTATAATTAGAAAGTAAATTTATCACAACCGTTTACTATTTGAGTGGAACATTGGGGTAAGTAAATTCCAATCAAGAGGTCTTTCTtcgtgtatttttatttatctactCTTCTCAAAATTAATGTCCAAATTCAGTTTACAAAATCAAAagataagttttattttatacctattttactattattttgattattgggtACTATTCATCtttcaatatattttaatattagaattattatattcaaagagtgatataataatttatcattttatcaattactccttctattccatattaattgaatttgtgaggcaaaaaaagggcagcccggtgcacttaagcttccgctatgcgcaaggtccggggaagggccgaccacaagggtctatatTGTATGCAGACTTACCTTGCATTTCCGCCATTGACTATTTCCAatgcttgaacccgtgacctcttgatcacatggcaacaactttaccagttactccaatacacgcatattaaaaaaaacattcaaagacataatttgaatcataatttccATTATTTCCCtttgtgaaatcataaatataactttgtaagtagtgTAATTTATCTTTTAGAAagtataaaacttcaataaataaaaggacaaatataaaaaaatatattcaaccattcatcttgaactttgaacaatttaataattttaaactgTGAAAAAAccctcaaaaattcaattaatataaaattgagGAAGTATTTTTTAAGATGTGTGTCAAACTAAATATGGCGAGTAAAAATGGAGAGAGTATGGTAATTAATAGTAATTATTACCcataaaatcaagaaaacaataatttataGGGTAATTAATAGTAATTATTTCTccatcaaattaattttttttaccgtCCAACAAAATgtaatatttttcaatatataAATTTACTACACTTTTCAAAAATTGTGTCAAGTCGTTTCAAATAGTTTTTTCTCTTTAGTTGAATTTGTATTTAtaagattaaaataaaaataaaaaataatcctcATTAGAATGTTGAACTTTCAGTAATTTTGACTTTTACATTAGTTGATTGAGAAttctatgatttttttattagaaaacACAATTTCGTGACTTTTAATTAACACGTCATAATCGTGACTTATCCAAAGAGACGTAGTACTTTTTTCAACAACTAAATACTTtcctctttttatattttttatataagagATTGGAACTTGTAAGTCGAAGTTTGCAGAGCAGAGTGAAGAAGATCACTAGATTCCGTTGAACTCagttaaaaaatatgaaaaacaagtttaaataaatgaaaaaaggtaaaaaaaaaaagaacgtGTCGTATTCGTCAAATTTTATACTTCCCCCGTTCCTTCTTAATtgttatattataattaatttaattaatttttaaaaataaattatattatattaatttaatatttattaaaaaattataattgtttaatattaatataaaaaatacattttaaaatattaaccaAAATTTATATGTTTTGACTAGAAAAGAATTAATAGAAtaatctaatttaattttaaaaattaattaaattaacttttaaaaaatataacatgaTAATTAAAAAGAAACGGTGGAGACTGAGtaacaacataaaataaatttaccaACAAGACCTCCCCCATACCCCCCCAATAAAAGTCTCTCTCTGAATCTCTGGTGCTATATATAAGTATAGTTTAGTGAAGTGAACGATGTCTCACTCTCACTTGCACACACTTTTACGTTTATTTTTCTCCCATTCCTTTGACTACTGGTCTTCTTAAGTACCCACcttttttctcctcttctcttctCCATTTTCTCTTGGCTCAATCAAGAAAATACTCTGTTTTCTTGAACAGATCTCTTTGCCCCATCATTCAATGgtgtttttattttctttcaagaAATGAACTTTATTCTCCCCAATTAATATTCCTGTAGTGGGTTgtcaacatttttttttgtttctttattttggaGGGTTCTTGAAGTTCAATGGCGGAGACTACTGAAGGGAAATCAATGCCAGAGGcagagaagaaaaaagaacaaaGTCTTCCCTTTTATCAGCTTTTCTCTTTTGCTGATAAGTATGATTATCTTCTTATGATTTGTGGAAGTATTGGAGCTATTTTACATGGCTCTTCTATGCCTGTTTTCTTTCTACTTTTTGGTGAAATGGTTAATGGTTTCGGAAAAAATCAAATGGATTTGCACAAAATGACCCATGAAGTATCAAaggttattttatttatttttgaatatatttataaatttcttTTACACGGATCTGATTTTTTCAATTCTTGGCTACAAATTTGCAGTATGCTCTGTATTTCGTGTACCTTGGGTTGATAGTTTGTGCATCATCCTATGCAGGTGAGCTCAGTGATCTACTTACTTTTCTTTATAAAAGCTTTTATTATGGGTATTGTGAAACAACCTTTGCCTCGAGGAGAGACATTTTATTTGGATGCAAATAGTACTTACTAGTTTATATCgagatattaaaaaaaattgtttgtaTTTATGCTAGTTAGCCAGTTCACACTGGATCAAGATTAGGTCTCATGGTTGCACGTGGTCCGTGGACCGACTCCCTGTCTTTTAgctctttttaattttaattatcaaTTTCCTCATGTATTTTCCTACTATTTTACAATATAATCCCAATCACACGTCTCTATCATGGATCTGTAACATACATAagttaattttatatgtattgtATTTTAAGCAAAGAATATTTTAATCATACAGAGATTGGTTGTTGGATGTACACTGGTGAAAGGCAAGTGAGTGCACTAAGGAAGAAATATTTAGAGGCAGTATTGAAACAGGACGTTGGGTTCTTTGATACAGATGCAAGAACAGGGGATATCGTTTTCAGTGTTTCAACGGATACTCTACTGGTCCAAGATGCCATCAGTGAGAAGGTCCGTCCTCTCttcattaattatttcttttcatttaatgCCAATACTGTACTCATCCATTTGAGTAAATTTTCACAGTGAAATCTAGTCGCATTCATAACTGTAAGGATAAACAAGGAAATATGTAACGATATACTTTTGAATTATGATGTTTGTTCATGGGTCCCACACAGTGGCGGAACATCTACTCTATAGATACAAAGATAATTTTAATCTcatatatatagtgtaatttgtCTATGAAGCTTGCTGGTATTCTAGTTCCGCCCCTCGTCCCAGAATGGCACATGTTAGCAAAAGTTTGCTTGCTAGCACACGCCATTTCTTGGCTTGTTTTGGTTGGAATGCTTGtcttgttttcaattttttccttattttttggTGATAACGCCAAATTAGTTTAACTGTATCCTTTTTTCCCCTCTACTTTAATGATGTTTACTTACACTAATAGTTGATGAAACAACTTTTGACGTGAAAACTTTAGGTGGGTAATTTCATTCATTACCTTTCAACCTTCTTGGCGGGGTTGGTGGTTGGTTTCGTGTCAGCGTGGAGGTTAGCTCTCCTCAGTGTGGCGGTTATTCCTGGAATTGCTTTTGCTGGAGGTCTTTATGCTTATACTCTCACCGGTCTCACCTCAAAAAGCAGAGAATCCTATGCCAATGCTGGTATTATTGCTGAGCAGGTAATTCACGATGTCGATCACCCTGAGTCTCAATCGTATAGTAGTAGTTCAGTGGATATTATACTACTTCCATTTCGATCTTGGTGAAATTTTGTTCAACAAACAAATGGGCTATTTTCCGCTAGCTTCTTTTTGTTACTATGAAGCACTTTGAAACTATATAAATTAGTCCAGATGAAATGATCCTTCTACATGTGCAGCCATGATAAAGTTTCAGCCTTCCTTTATCGGTTTTTGAGTACCTTTAGCCTCTAATTATCCCTTTTAGCATGCTGTTCCAGTTATCAAagctaaatccttctaaagtcACTTTATGAAAGTTATCTTTCTGATATGATCTAATTATGAAAGTTATCTTTATACTTTGACTAATCAAAATGTTTTTGTAAAATTACACGTCCAATTTTTGGGGTTTTAATGTGATACTTTGATATTCATATGTGTTTTTTCCTGAATTCCTTACATAAAAGAACATAACAATTGATTTAGACTGcttaatcaaaattttataaatgattTAGAAGTAATTTAGGAATAACATAAAAGATTTACAATGTCTTGTCACATGTCACACAAAACAGGCATATGAAGTTTTCAGAGGTGAGCTTTTCTATTGGGccttactttatttatttgttctaTAACTTGCACGAAATGCAATGGCTGTATTCTTCGGATTTCCAGTTCTTCTGGTTTATGGTGTTTACACTGTCAATGCAGGCAATTGCACAAGTCAGAACAGTTTACTCATATGTGGGCGAGACCAAAGCCCTTAATTCATATTCTGATGCAATTCAGAACACATTGAAGCTCGGATACAAGGCTGGCATGGCTAAAGGCTTGGGTTTGGGATGTACTTACGGAATAGCATGCATGTCATGGGCCCTTGTATTTTGGTATGCTGGGGTTTTCATCAGGAATGGACAGAGTGATGGTGGAAAAGCATTTACTGCTATTTTCTCAGCCATCGTTGGTGGCATGTAAGACCTTGAAGTACTTTGTTTAATTATCActtcctttttcttgttaaGTCGGTGAACGTAACCTGTTATTGGTTGTTGAAACCTTGGCTTTTGCAGGAGTTTGGGTCAGTCATTTTCCAATCTTGGGGCCTTCAGCAAAGGAAAAGCAGCTGGGTACAAGTTAATGGAGATCATCAAGCAGAAACCTACCATTGTTCAAGATACTCTAGACGGGAAATGCCTGTCTGAGGTCAGCGGGAACATTGAATTCAAAAAGGTGACCTTCAGCTATCCTTCAAGGCCTGATGTGATCATCTTTAGAGATTTCTGCATTTTCTTCCCTGCTGGAAAGACAGTTGCCGTGGTTGGTGGCAGTGGCTCAGGAAAAAGCACAGTCGTCTCATTGATAGAAAGATTTTATGATCCTAATGAGGGTACTTTAAGACTTCTGCCactaatatttgaatttttaaaggtTGGTTACAATTATCCCACTTAAAAATATGGTTGATCATGCAGGTCAAGTTTTGCTGGACAATGTGGACATAAAGACGCTACAACTTAGATGGTTGCGTGATCAGATTGGCCTTGTGAATCAAGAGCCTGCATTATTTGCTACTACCATACTTGAGAACATATTGTACGGAAAGCCTGATGCAACTATGGCTGAAGTTGAGGCGGCTACCTGTGCTTCCAATGCACATAGCTTTATTACCTTGCTTCCTAACGGATACAGCACCCAGGTTATAGTTTGTTTAAGCCTTATCATTGAATTTCCTAGAGCATTGAACTCGATTGGGTCGACTAAGATGGTATGCACTTCCTAAGAAGTTATTATTGATGCTATATCCAGGTGGGCGAGCGTGGTGTCCAACTCTCTGGTGGACAGAAACAGAGAATTGCTATTGCAAGAGCTATGTTAAAGAACCCAAAGATCCTCCTGCTTGATGAGGCCACCAGTGCTCTTGATGCTGGTTCCGAGAGCATTGTCCAGGAAGCTCTGGACCGTCTCATGGTTGGCCGTACCACTGTAGTTGTAGCTCACCGTCTCTCCACTATTAGAAATGTCGATTCAATCGCAGTTATACAGCAAGGGCAGGTAGTTGAGACTGGAACACATGAAGAACTAATTGCCAAAGCCGGGGCTTATGCTTCTTTAATCAGATTCCAGGAAATGGTTGGGAACAGAGACTTCTCAAATCCATCTACTCGTCGTACACGTTCAACTCGGTTAAGTCATTCACTATCAACAAAGTCTCTAAGTCTCCGCTCTGGAAGTTTAAGGAATTTGAGCTATTCATACAGCACCGGTGCAGATGGGCGTATAGAAATGATTTCTAATGCTGAAACAGATAGAAAAAATCCTGCACCACAGAATTATTTCTGCCGGCTTCTCAAACTGAATGCGCCTGAGTGGCCTTATTCAATCATGGGAGCCGTTGGGTCTGTCCTCTCCGGTTTCATTGGTCCAACTTTTGCTATCGTGATGAGCAACATGATTGAGGTATTCTACTATACAAATCCCGCAACCATGGAAAGAAAGACGAAGGAATATGTCTTCATCTACATTGGAGCGGGTCTTTATGCTGTTGTAGCATATTTAATACAGCATTACTTCTTCAGTATTATGGGAGAAAACCTCACTACCAGGGTTCGGAGGATGATGTTAGCAGGTAGTATTTTCCCGTGCCAAAATATTTAGTATTAATAAGATCTTACaattaatttttcttcaatttgttaAACTTAACTAGATGTTGAGCTAATTGTTTGTTTCGACTTGTTCAGCAATTTTAAGGAATGAAGTTGGATGGTTCGATGAGGAGGAAAACAATTCAAGTCTACTAGCAGCTCGCTTAGCTACAGACGCTGCAGATGTTAAATCTGCCATAGCGGAGAGGATCTCCGTTATACTGCAGAATATGACATCTCTTCTCACTTCATTCATAGTCGCATTTATAGTCGAATGGCGAGTCTCACTGCTCATCCTCGCCACATTTCCGCTTCTCGTCTTGGCCAATTTCGCTCAGGTAAAAATTGCAGAACCCATGCATTCCACTAAATTAGAAGTAGTACTCCATCAAAACTAGCATGCCAGGTTTCATTCTTTATTTagcattttaaatatatataaaaaatacgAAAACGGGAAGAAGGAATATAAAATAACTTAACATTGGGCTTTGAGCTTCTGAAACTTAATTGATGATAAATTGTTTGAAATActctattaataaaaaatttgaagTGGTTTATTGGAATCTCCCTCTATTGTACTTTGTAAAAGCATAGGACAAGAG
The sequence above is a segment of the Solanum dulcamara chromosome 11, daSolDulc1.2, whole genome shotgun sequence genome. Coding sequences within it:
- the LOC129872322 gene encoding ABC transporter B family member 19, whose amino-acid sequence is MAETTEGKSMPEAEKKKEQSLPFYQLFSFADKYDYLLMICGSIGAILHGSSMPVFFLLFGEMVNGFGKNQMDLHKMTHEVSKYALYFVYLGLIVCASSYAEIGCWMYTGERQVSALRKKYLEAVLKQDVGFFDTDARTGDIVFSVSTDTLLVQDAISEKVGNFIHYLSTFLAGLVVGFVSAWRLALLSVAVIPGIAFAGGLYAYTLTGLTSKSRESYANAGIIAEQAIAQVRTVYSYVGETKALNSYSDAIQNTLKLGYKAGMAKGLGLGCTYGIACMSWALVFWYAGVFIRNGQSDGGKAFTAIFSAIVGGMSLGQSFSNLGAFSKGKAAGYKLMEIIKQKPTIVQDTLDGKCLSEVSGNIEFKKVTFSYPSRPDVIIFRDFCIFFPAGKTVAVVGGSGSGKSTVVSLIERFYDPNEGQVLLDNVDIKTLQLRWLRDQIGLVNQEPALFATTILENILYGKPDATMAEVEAATCASNAHSFITLLPNGYSTQVGERGVQLSGGQKQRIAIARAMLKNPKILLLDEATSALDAGSESIVQEALDRLMVGRTTVVVAHRLSTIRNVDSIAVIQQGQVVETGTHEELIAKAGAYASLIRFQEMVGNRDFSNPSTRRTRSTRLSHSLSTKSLSLRSGSLRNLSYSYSTGADGRIEMISNAETDRKNPAPQNYFCRLLKLNAPEWPYSIMGAVGSVLSGFIGPTFAIVMSNMIEVFYYTNPATMERKTKEYVFIYIGAGLYAVVAYLIQHYFFSIMGENLTTRVRRMMLAAILRNEVGWFDEEENNSSLLAARLATDAADVKSAIAERISVILQNMTSLLTSFIVAFIVEWRVSLLILATFPLLVLANFAQQLSLKGFAGDTAKAHAKTSMIAGEGVSNIRTVAAFNAQEKIISLFSQELRVPQMQSLRRSQMSGLLFGVSQLALYGSEALILWYGAHLVNNGVSTFSKVIKVFVVLVITANSVAETVSLAPEIIRGGEAVGSVFSILDRSTRVDPDDLEGDPVESIRGDIEFRHVDFAYPSRPDVSVFKDFNLRIRAGQSQALVGASGSGKSSVIALIERFYDPTGGKVMIDGKDIRRLNLKSLRLKIGLVQQEPALFAASIFENIAYGKEGATEAEVIEAARAANVHTFVSGLPEGYKTPVGERGVQLSGGQKQRIAIARAVLKDPSILLLDEATSALDAESECVLQEALERLMRGRTTVLVAHRLSTIRNVDTIGVVQDGRIVEQGSHSELISRPEGAYSRLLQLQHHRI